The nucleotide sequence TAAAACTAAAAGCACTTGATCTTCCATCcgcgtttttgttttcccactTCTCCGCCTTTTTCTCCGACTTTTTGGACACTTGGACCTGAATTTGATCTAACAATTCTTGGGGCCTCTGCAAGTATTTTTCTTTGATGTCCTCCAAAGTGGATAGTAATCCACACGCCGTGGCTTTATTCCCACACTCAATAGATGGCATAAGCTCAGCAGCAGAAGAGAATTCAATGGCAACCGTCTTTtcgaaaatgggaaaagctCTTTCAGGGCGTTCCTGCGATTCATATTCGAAGTAGATTTCCGCTGGTGTTTTAGCCTCCACAGCTGTTTCGGTATCAAGCCTTTTTACTAGACGGTTTGGCCTTGACTTTAGAGCTTCGGATGTTAGTTGGTCTTCGACGAATTCGCTTGGAAACTTAAACGAGGAAATTATGCGAGGCAGACACATTTTTTCCAGCTTCATGATTTCTATCTTATTTAACGATTTGTCCAGATTAAAATTAGCTATCGGTTCTCCCCTTAATGGAAAATGTCCATAGGTAATACTCTGCTTTAGGAGTGATTTCAAAGGTGGTGAAAACTGATTAGCCAATGTCGATTGCACGCTGCCATCCTCCCTTTTGGATAATTCAGATGATATACGTATGGGCGAAAGTACATTTAGCGTTACGAGAGTGGACCTGTCTGGAGCCCGTGTTGGGGTCTGGAGCTCCCTTAAATAATGACACACCTCGGGCTTGCCCCACCTGCACAGATGTGGCGGTAACTGTACGGTAACCACAAAGAACGGCAGCTCTTCTTCGCTCAGCTTCATTTGGGAAGTGCCGAGCGTCATTCTAGTATACTCGGTAAGACGGGACTTTCGATTATCCTGTTTGGCCACTACTTGGGGTATGACCTTCAAAACACGGCCATCCTCGTGCAACACTATATTAAACTTCTCAAATTGCGTTTGATCAGGTCGTCGCACGAAGGAGATGTTATAGATTCCGCCAACAATAATACACTCCCTAAGATTAACCTAGCGATAGATATGTTATTAAAAGATTTTAATCTTTCGAAAAATTAATCCTGTCCTCTACTCACCTCCTCGGGTGTCAAGCTTAGATTGTCTGGATGGAAATAGGTACTCAGGAACTTCTTGTATTGATCCTCTTCGCGAAAAAGGAACTCCTTGAATACATCGGGATACATGCCCTGAGGAACAAGGGGCACTGTCTTCGGGGTCTTCGGGATAACTATCTTTGGACGCTTATCACCATCGCCGCCCTTACCAAACTTCGCCTCCTTGGCAGCCTGCTCGGTTCGCTCCGCAATGAGCTGCATCAGCTCGTCATACTCCTCTCTTCTTCGATTCATGTTGTTCAAAGTCTCCTCCTGGATATCGTTCTGCATCAGCCACTCACCAACCACAGACTCCTCCATGTCTGTGAGTCCAGCATTAGGCATAAAAATGCTCTCCACCGTCAAAGGTTCGTAGCTTTTGGCATGCGGCGAGTGGTGGTCAAAATCGGTGTGGACACAGCGGATGGTAATGCAATCACACAGCACACTTAGGGGTACCTGGACCTTGACGCTAGTTTCCTTAAAATCGACAATCATTAGTGGTACTCTACGAGAGAGATGATTAAAAACTACTATTTGGTTAAAAGTTATTTGGGGATCTCACTCCAATTGCTGAAAGATTATGGGAACGTTGTAAAGACCCCAGAGATCCATGCGCCATAGATCACATGAGTGGCTCCACCTAGCCACTATTCCATTAACGGATCTTGAATGAGATTTtgaatatatcaaataaaagagCTGCAAATAAAACACCTACTCCATATAGGCCTTTTGCATTCGCAATATGCGATAAGTAAGTCGATCAAAGAGGCTTTCAATCTCCAGTTGGACATCTCTGTAGACCTGTGAGTAGCTCATTGGATTAGTAGCTCTAAAATTGGATATCCACCCACTTCCAAAAGATCAACCAAAACACTTTTATTCATACGCTCCATTTCCACCTCATTGTCCATCAGAATATCCACCTGCTGCAATACATCCATACATTTCTTTAAATTACTCTCAAAATAAGAACCAGGATTATCAACAGCGGTTCTTTGCAACACTGGTCGGGTCAAGTCCttttggtaaatattttgtgATAGAACACTGCGTTCGTCCACCCCCATTGTCCAGTCAATGGAGTTCTTCGTTTCGATCTCTTCGAAGTGGCGAATTTTGGCCAGGAAAGTTCGAATCTCGATTGGGGATCGGACCTTGGGCAAGCCATCACACCGAAGATACTGATCCCAACGACCTTGATTCGTTCGCTCTTCCTCTAGCAGTCTAAACTGAAGGAGCGACTCTATAAAACGGATCGCAATTATTACCAACTCTATTTGTATTGTTCAACACTTTACTTCTGAATGTAGCACAGGCGGCGGCAATATCGTGCATTCGAGTGGTGTAGTTCTTTTGGCGCTCCATCATTTCGGCTTCACTTATCAGAACCGGTGTTTCCGTAGTTGTACCACCTTCTTTTCCCATCTTAACCTTTTTGTCCAAATCTCTGGTATTAGTATCCtactaaatatttttgtgtttttttattttttttgtttgtgtataGTTGTGTTGTTTTGTGGTTGAGTACATGTATACATCTGAAAGTTGAAACAAGGGCTGTGTAGGCAGCAAACATATTTTGATAGCCTAAAAATATACGagttatatgttatatatataaatttttattcaagATTATATGGTATAGATGTACAAAGTATATTGAAATTCTACGAAAAGCTTAGAAGACGTATTTCTTTGAGCATCCTAGTAACATAATATAAAAGAATAGAATCCTTATTTCGCACCTCTGTGGCATTCGGCACCATCGAATTTATAGCCTGATGTAGATCCGTAAAGTTCTGCAGTTTACAATGTAAGCAATCCATACACATTTGATAAGAAATTTAACTACTTACGCCGATGTTTCGCCAAGTGTTAATGTAGTTTAGCACAATAACATTCACCTTATCTGAGCAATTTTCGGAAATCTGAACAAACGTGGTTTTCTCCGGTGTAATGCGCATCGTGACCTCAGAATAATCAGAGTTATCCTTGGCGATCTTCATGCCCATGATGATATCGCGTCGATCGGCGAGACGATTCCAGCTCGATCGGTAGAACTTCATCAATTTACAATGCAGTGCCATAATATTGTAGGTGTGCATCTCGAGTGCCACGTGTTTCATTGAAAAGTAGCCATTTTCGATATAGAAACTAGCATCGTTCTCGGCAAATATATTGATGTTTTTGCTAATAAATATCTGCAGAAGGGATCCGTTTAGATAGGAATAACAAATAAACCCCTTCTTTGTGGGCTTACCTGACGCATTTGCCGAAAGTCTGATATTGGTTCCACAATCTCCAGATATTTAATCGGCTTGGCCGTGTAACCCTTGCTCAGATCAGTCACATAGCCCCTAACTCCCTTACACGTGATATAGAAAAAGATGCGAACGTGGAACGTGTCTACGCATAGTATGATCTCATCAGGACTGAAAATAAAGAGGAATGTGAGGAATTCGGGTTCGTCTTGGATTTTTATAAACGCACTTTTCCTCATTTGGCTGCAGTGACCAATtacgaaatggaaaatgctcGTACCGCTTAAAGGCCAATCCCAAAAGTCCCAGACGATCTGTCTTGAACGTAATGCTATTGGTTTCTCTATCGATTACGACGTCCTTGACATACTTAGTTGTCCAGTGGGTTACTTGTTCTTCGCTCATCGGGTTAGTTTTTACTGAGGATTTGTCTGAGCCGACTGTAACTCGATCCATCCTGTCCGTCTTAACAGATGAGCGTACTTTGTCACCAAGCTTAGAAAATTTTCGTTTTGCTATCTGTGCTTCTGGTACATCATCCTCCTCCTTTACGCCCAGTTTTTTTTGCTTCGATTTCTTGTCCTGCTCGTCGGGTTGACTTATTAAGTCGATATGCTTTTCCTGATATTTCGATTTAATGTTGTCAAATGTTTTTAGAAGTTCCAGCGCACTTGTTGGGTTTACTGGACCTGGTTCCAAATCATCGAAGGGAATGGGATACTTAATGGGATCCATTTGTGGAAAGTAGGGGTACATCCGTTCCGGACCCAGCACCTGGGAATTATAGTTAAAGTCTAAAGTCTTAACCTGAGTAACGACTTCCTCTGCATCTGGACGCTTGACCAAAGCCCTTGGGCCCTGCCTAATAAATTCTCGTTTTTCATCTCGAAAGTCTACGGGAAACTTAAACGATGATATGATCCGGGGTAgacaatatttttccaatgTCCTAATTTCCAGATGGCTGagttttttttccagcttgAAGTCCTCTATGGGAACTCCGGGCTTCGGAGCCGCTCCGACTTTACTCTGTCTCAGAAAGGACCGAAGACTGGGCCGAAATATATTTGCAGAATCACCCGAAATTTGACTGCCTAAATTGAGCATACTTCTACCGGCATATTCCGAATGCCTTATAACACTTTGCATGGTCGGCACCCAGTAGGATTCGCGCTTGTAATCCGTCGGAATAAAATCCTTCTCCGTTATAAAATGGCAAACCACGGGCTCACTCCATTTGCAAAGATCCGCGGCCACTTGAAGGGTTACAATAAAATATGGAAGTTCGTCGTCTTCCAGCTTGATTTTAGTGCCCCGGTAGGTCTCCCTGGTTTTCCTGCCTATATTTGACTTCCGTACAGCCTCTACCGGTATATCGGCCTTCATTTCTGTCAGTATGTGAACCACCCGTCCATCCTCGTGCAATACGATGTTGAACTGTTCGAACTGGGTTTGGTCAGGTCGTCGGATGAACATAATGCTGTAAATACCACCAAGCATGATGTAGTCCCTGAGATTTATCTAAAGGAGGTGCAAGGACATTGGCATTATGGTCGATTATTGATATCAGAATATTTTAAGGAATTCACATTTGGTAGATTCTTTCGATTTTATAGACATTATATTCGATTATagattttataattattttaaatacccTATTTCGGAATTTCGGAATATTTCAGAATGCAATGAATTATCAACTTATTTCACTCACTTCGAACGGCTGCATATCTAAGTGCCTTGGATGGCATACCTCATCGAGATAGCCAGAGTACTGGCTTTCCTCTATTCTAAGAAAATCTTCATAGATGTCGGGAAACATGCCAGTCGGAACATATGGCGGTTCCTTTGGTGCCTTTGGAATTGTGATTTTGACCATCTTATCGGGGTCAGTTTGTTTAGCAGCCTTAGCTGCCTGCTCCGTTTTCTCGGCGATGAGCTCCATCATGTCCTCGTACTCTCGCCTCCTGGttaacattaaattcaatGTCTCCTCCTGTATTTCGAGTTGCATGTGCCATTCGTTGACCACCGAATTCTCTATGTCCACTATCCCAGCGTTTGGATAATTGAGCGATGCCTTAACGGCAATTTCGAAGCTCTTGGCGTTTTGCGAAATGTTATCAAAATCCATGTGTAAGCTGCGAATAGTTACGCAATCTTTAAGAACACTCTTTGGTATCTGGACTTCAACACTCGTGGCACTAAATTCGGCCAACATTACTGGCAATCTGAAATTTGTTCGGTGTTCTTACTATTCAGAAAGTGCATTCGTCTGGATGTTACTTACTCCAactgatcaaaaataattggCACATTTCGCAGTCCCCACAAATCCAATCTCCAAGGGTTACACGTGTAGCTCCACACAGCTACTCGACCATCCTTGGATCTAGGGCATACAAAGGTGGTCAGAAAATCAGATAGTCATAAGATGGATTTATACAGACTCCATATAAGCATCCTGCATGCTCAATACTCGATAGGTTAGGCGATCAAAGAGATCACCAATTTCCGCCTCGACTTCGGTGTAAACCTATAGTGAGTGGGCGTTAAATTTATCTAATTGATCTTAACTACATTAACCTACTTCAATTACATCCTTTTGCCTTTTATCTGACATTCGAACCATTTCAGCCTCGTTGTCCAGCATTGCATCCATTTGTTTCAATGCATTCAAACACATCTGAACGTTATGGTCATAGTGTTCGCCTGGATTATCTTTGTTGACCATCATCATACGTCGCGTTTTGTCCACCCTAAAGATATTCTGAGTCAATATAGAGCGTTCGTCCACCGACAAGGTCCAGTCCATTGAATTATTCGTTTCAATCTCGTCGTAAAACCGTATTTTGGACATAAAAGTTCGTACTTCGACGGGAAGATAGGGACGTGGCAGGCCATCACAACGCAAATGATGCTCCCAGTGTTCTCGGAACATTCTATCAACCTCCTGATTATAAAAATCGCGTTGGGCACCTGTTGGTTTTATATTGTATACATTTAGTTGTTAGTCTATTAATCGCTTCTCACCCTTGACTAACTCCGCACTAACAGTGAAATCATTAAGGCGGCTCATGTACCGAGCTTCTCGATCCATTACCTCATTTTCGGATATGAGAGGATATCTGAGAATCGGTTCTGCAACGGGCTTGGCCGCGGCAgtactttttctttttaccattctaatattgttttgttaaCTTGGTCGTGTGGTAAGGAAAGTTTGGACCTACTGATTTTGGCAAAAGTTTTATATTCATAGTTGCTACTCCTTGCCTACTTGTTCCATTCATTATAAAAGTTCGTGAACAACCaaaaatcgtttaaaatataaaataatgtaatgtaatgtaatttattttaaaataaaaaacaataacttAATTCGTTTTTAATACATATTTGATGTTCCTGTGTAAAGTACAAAACGCTTatgcaaacaaatttcaagATTTTCTCCTCTGGCTGAGATCCAGAAACTGAAAAATACCATAATCTAATGCCAAACTTTGGCCGCAAGTTGGCCAACTAGGTGGATGTGGGTGCGATGGTCCCGCCCCAATAAAGAGAAAACGCAACTTCCCACACGAATCTGTAAGATTTATCTTGGCCTTTGCTGCATTCGTGCCAAGAAAATAGCATATCAACCTGAGAGTGGAGAAAGTGTAGATGCAAAGCTGGGGATAAGCCCCGACGTCGAGTCGACTCAAAGCTGAAAAGCCAAAAGGCACAAAGACAATAGCTCGTTTCcaataaattgattaaattttatgttGCATTGTGGGCAAGCGTATCTCTTCCAGGCTCCATTTACATACGCGGAGCACGTTACGTGGCATGTCAAAGCCCGACGACCATCGACATGTCTGATCGATTACATTGATGAATGAATTTCAACAAGCCATTCCAGCATTACTGGACGTCAAAGGAGCAGGACAACGACGTGGACAGAGTCTCCTCCACAGGTAGCaggcaaagccaaagccatGGATACGTGGATATGTGAATATCGGGCATCTGGCATCTGGCATCtggctttgtttatttgttgcaAGTTgtcttttataaataaatgttgatCCCAACATCCCAACAGCCATCACAGTTGGTTACCAATTTAATGAACTTGGTTCGGCCAAATTGCTTTACATTTCATTCGCCTTTAGTGGCCAATAGTTTTGACACCTTTACCTTTAAGTGGGCCCCCACTTACTACTCAATATCAATTGATCCCCTTTTTTCTACTTGGCGAAAATGACGAGCAAATCACTTGGCTGCCATGCAATCATTCAATTATAATTTGCAACCAGTGAACGAGGAGCCAAGGTCTACTGCGAAGTCACTCCGCAAATAATAGCGATTTCGTAGCCAACAATTGGATGACTTGCCACGTAGCTCTACGGATTGTTACAACTGGCAActagcaacttgcaacttggcTAGCTAACGAGTTCGACCAGCAATTTTCGTCCcccaatcgaatcgaatccaATCCGCGGCGATCCAAAATTGCTAGCGCGCAActaaatcgaaatcgaaatagAAGAGCTAGTCAGCTTCCCGCTCCGGGCAAAAATAATTGACATCTGTATAAGACTGCCATTTATTTGAGCTGAAGGAATCGGAGGAGTCGGAGGAGCACTGGATAACAAGTGGCCAAGTTGTGCTGTCCGCGAGTTTGTCGTTGTCGGCCAGCAGGTCTGTCTGTCCATTTTTCACCTGCACTCCGATTGAATTTCAACTCTGATAAATTATACCTAAACTGATGCAGACTCACATAGTGAGAAAAAACCATATATGTGCATCTATATTACCAAAGAATGTTAGTTTATATGGAACCGTACAGCAcacataattaaaatgaacttGTTGGAATAAATTCCCGAAGATACACTACATAATGATGACCTGCCTGAATTCTTCTTTGTAAGAAGATTCTTCTGGTAGAAACTCTCCGAAAAAGTGTCCATGGGTGACTTGCCCCGATGCTGCATCGGTGGACCTGCCCCTTTTAAATTAGGCGGCGCTTTCTAATCGATGTCAAATGGTGGCCAGCAAGATGTTGGCATGTAAATGTTGACAGCAACATGTTTACCGTTTGCCTCTGTTTAACTTGGTAAAACCCCACCCCTCATACGAATCGCGTTTTAACAATGTGGAAACTTTTGGCATTTACATGAGAATTGTAAGCTCAAACATTTCGaattttttgtatctttttctCTTTTACCCCAAAAACAACACAGTATGAGTGTAGAATTTGTCCGGCAAAAACGAGATGCAGCTGgtcttgctgttgttgctgttgccattgttgtccGTCTTGATGGTTGAGCAACAAATTGAGTCTAATTAATTTTCAGCAAACCGCAAAGACTGAATACATTGTCTTTCTTCATACCCGAAGAAAACTTGGGTCTAATTAGCATTTTCAATAGAGCGGTTTTTTAAAGAAGCTTCTCTAACTAAAAGCAACATAAACTTaatacttttcatattttttaaaagtttcaacttattaaaaatttgGTTGTGAACTGTTCTACAACCACTGCAATTAACATTTTCTTTCTATAtgttgtaaaattatttattaaaaaaaaaaaaattaaaattaatttatatacacAAAAAGAATTAATATGTTGATATATTATCAATTTCAAATATTCTAAAATGGATACAGCGAAACAATTGAGACTTTTAATGCATaaattactaagcacatgaTTTGAGATTACCAAGTATTTTGTGTAGGGTATTTACAGTGCGTTGTCTAATCACCCTTTTTGACCGTGTGCCTAGGTTCGCCTTAACGGTAGATGAATGCTTAAACAATGCACTGCcaaaatgtaaaaaatacCACTGAGGAGCAGTTGAAACTAAATAGTTGAGTTCTCGAAAATCTATGCAAAGCGACATCAAAAGACGAAACGGTCATTTATCTAATACCTTAGATATGCAAATCAACCAA is from Drosophila melanogaster chromosome 3L and encodes:
- the CG33287 gene encoding uncharacterized protein, which produces MGKEGGTTTETPVLISEAEMMERQKNYTTRMHDIAAACATFRKSLLQFRLLEEERTNQGRWDQYLRCDGLPKVRSPIEIRTFLAKIRHFEEIETKNSIDWTMGVDERSVLSQNIYQKDLTRPVLQRTAVDNPGSYFESNLKKCMDVLQQVDILMDNEVEMERMNKSVLVDLLEVYRDVQLEIESLFDRLTYRILRMQKAYMESVNGIVARWSHSCDLWRMDLWGLYNVPIIFQQLEVPLMIVDFKETSVKVQVPLSVLCDCITIRCVHTDFDHHSPHAKSYEPLTVESIFMPNAGLTDMEESVVGEWLMQNDIQEETLNNMNRRREEYDELMQLIAERTEQAAKEAKFGKGGDGDKRPKIVIPKTPKTVPLVPQGMYPDVFKEFLFREEDQYKKFLSTYFHPDNLSLTPEEVNLRECIIVGGIYNISFVRRPDQTQFEKFNIVLHEDGRVLKVIPQVVAKQDNRKSRLTEYTRMTLGTSQMKLSEEELPFFVVTVQLPPHLCRWGKPEVCHYLRELQTPTRAPDRSTLVTLNVLSPIRISSELSKREDGSVQSTLANQFSPPLKSLLKQSITYGHFPLRGEPIANFNLDKSLNKIEIMKLEKMCLPRIISSFKFPSEFVEDQLTSEALKSRPNRLVKRLDTETAVEAKTPAEIYFEYESQERPERAFPIFEKTVAIEFSSAAELMPSIECGNKATACGLLSTLEDIKEKYLQRPQELLDQIQVQVSKKSEKKAEKWENKNADGRSSAFSFRDRSSFANVNGKKTALDAKTKINETEIMITISTSENKMEIPSTSKTRTRRSGSVMKRRSTRKSARMEDMDRFRPMDSEPPVLLDHWTKEYIMESQINLETNTLTFRTDRLGIFGLAFKRYEHFPFRDWCLQPSEDNPDEVILSLDTFHVRMFFYISARGVRGYVTDLVKGYTAKPVKYLEIVEPISDFRELRKLLIERNLNIFAENDASYYITNGYFSIKHIALELHTYNTMALQCKLMKFCRSSWNRLAQRRDIIVEMKIAKDNSDYSEVTMRITPEKTTFVKISEMCSDDVNVVKLRYEDTWRNVNNYNDFGQAIYSLNPHTLEGSNKDAMLFVYLKRLLNEIRPLSYS
- the CG33286 gene encoding uncharacterized protein, with the protein product MVKRKSTAAAKPVAEPILRYPLISENEVMDREARYMSRLNDFTVSAELVKGAQRDFYNQEVDRMFREHWEHHLRCDGLPRPYLPVEVRTFMSKIRFYDEIETNNSMDWTLSVDERSILTQNIFRVDKTRRMMMVNKDNPGEHYDHNVQMCLNALKQMDAMLDNEAEMVRMSDKRQKDVIEVYTEVEAEIGDLFDRLTYRVLSMQDAYMESKDGRVAVWSYTCNPWRLDLWGLRNVPIIFDQLELPVMLAEFSATSVEVQIPKSVLKDCVTIRSLHMDFDNISQNAKSFEIAVKASLNYPNAGIVDIENSVVNEWHMQLEIQEETLNLMLTRRREYEDMMELIAEKTEQAAKAAKQTDPDKMVKITIPKAPKEPPYVPTGMFPDIYEDFLRIEESQYSGYLDEVCHPRHLDMQPFEINLRDYIMLGGIYSIMFIRRPDQTQFEQFNIVLHEDGRVVHILTEMKADIPVEAVRKSNIGRKTRETYRGTKIKLEDDELPYFIVTLQVAADLCKWSEPVVCHFITEKDFIPTDYKRESYWVPTMQSVIRHSEYAGRSMLNLGSQISGDSANIFRPSLRSFLRQSKVGAAPKPGVPIEDFKLEKKLSHLEIRTLEKYCLPRIISSFKFPVDFRDEKREFIRQGPRALVKRPDAEEVVTQVKTLDFNYNSQVLGPERMYPYFPQMDPIKYPIPFDDLEPGPVNPTSALELLKTFDNIKSKYQEKHIDLISQPDEQDKKSKQKKLGVKEEDDVPEAQIAKRKFSKLGDKVRSSVKTDRMDRVTVGSDKSSVKTNPMSEEQVTHWTTKYVKDVVIDRETNSITFKTDRLGLLGLAFKRYEHFPFRNWSLQPNEENPDEIILCVDTFHVRIFFYITCKGVRGYVTDLSKGYTAKPIKYLEIVEPISDFRQMRQIFISKNINIFAENDASFYIENGYFSMKHVALEMHTYNIMALHCKLMKFYRSSWNRLADRRDIIMGMKIAKDNSDYSEVTMRITPEKTTFVQISENCSDKVNVIVLNYINTWRNIGNFTDLHQAINSMVPNATEVRNKDSILLYYVTRMLKEIRLLSFS